The sequence below is a genomic window from Gossypium hirsutum isolate 1008001.06 chromosome A11, Gossypium_hirsutum_v2.1, whole genome shotgun sequence.
CCGAAActtggatgtaacaccccaaacccggcctaaacattatggctaagtttggggtgttatatttagtggtatcagagtcaggttgcaaaactcaggtTGTGCAATTTTGAgttccaaaaattttatttgaaaaagatctgattttcaattaatttggataatttgaggaagtatgtggtacaccgagtctccggtgccaatcctgtaagtatttctgaacttagataaaaaagtttgaaaatacTCTAGTTAGTACTTAtgataatttatgcataaaatatctgctaataaatactagaactgatgcataaaattttataatgtagataaaaatttaaaattcacgaTGAGCACTCGTGGAACTCACGAATGTGGTATTTGtggccgtggtagaggccgtacgggggctcgagctgagtcttctTCTCTAGGCAGTATGCCAAATTTAGATTCGAGTGAGACACCAGTTTTGCCTGCtgctgagactgggtctcaaagccgttcggctggggacgacgcactatcccaagccatgttgagggtattggagagggtcgctggacccCATTCTGGATTTGGGGGCCGTGGGTCGGTAACCGAACAACTCTGGTCCAATGGTGCTGAGTTGTTTAGGAGTGTCACTAGAGTTGCCCCtactgtggctgagtattggttggaggccaccaaGAGAATTATGAGCGATATAGACTGTACTCTAGGGCAGAAACTTAAGGGTGCAGTGTCTTTGCTTCGCaacgaggcatatcagtggtggttatCAATAGAGGAGGGTACTCAGCCTAATCGTTTGAACTGGGACTTCTTCAAGACTGCCTCTCAGGGAAAGTATATGGGGgcgagctatgtggatgctcgtaagcgtgagttcatgaatctcacgcaaTGTGATAGATTTGTGgtcgagtatgaggctgaatttctaATGTTGAGCCGTTACGCTCGAGGTATTTTGGCGTCTAAGTACAAGAAATGTGTTCAATTTGAGGACGGTTTGAGGGATAGTTTGACGGATAGTTTGAGGGttctgattgctccgcagagggagtgaGAATTCACAGTTCTGGTTGATAAGACGAAGATAGCCGAAAAGGTTAAGTGCGTTGAGCGCTAGAATATGGACCGTGAGAGAgacaagaataagagggattcaaagCCCTCTAGTTtagttcagaggcctaagaaacagGCCAAACCTAATGGGCCTATTAGAGTGGGGTTTCCTATTGCTCTTATTGGGATTCAATCATGTAGTGACTGTGGTAGGCGCTATCTGaacgagtgttggaggaggttagAGGTTTGTTTGAGGTGTGGATCTTTGGAGCACCAT
It includes:
- the LOC107923367 gene encoding uncharacterized protein, producing MSTRGTHECGICGRGRGRTGARAESSSLGSMPNLDSSETPVLPAAETGSVTRVAPTVAEYWLEATKRIMSDIDCTLGQKLKGAVSLLRNEAYQWWLSIEEGTQPNRLNWDFFKTASQGKYMGASYVDARKREFMNLTQCDRFVVEYEAEFLMLSRYARGILASKYKKCVQFEDGLRDSLTDSLRVLIAPQRE